In Rosa chinensis cultivar Old Blush chromosome 1, RchiOBHm-V2, whole genome shotgun sequence, a genomic segment contains:
- the LOC112185204 gene encoding pentatricopeptide repeat-containing protein CRP1, chloroplastic, giving the protein MLTQSVLCPKSPLLSSSSGSLFTSLSLFCPTCLKFSEKHKLRASLTHSNPSEGVKEFNFLALNDETHAITDHPNGPTLGEEISFELYNHLLQDFCRVGHVDKAMALLARMEALGFRPNSISYTRLIDALGSFGRTLEADVLFQEMIFVGFRPRIKLYNVLLRGFLKKGLLGLAIRVLGVMGDLGTERNRETYEILLDYYVNAGRLEDTWSMINEMKQKRFRLSSFVYSKVIGLYRDNGMWKKAMDIVEEIKEMGLVLDKQIYNSIIDTFGKYGELDEALEVFGKMKQEGVRPDISTFNSLIRWHCKSGLLKKALELFTEMQEQGLYPDPKMFVTIISRLGEQGKWDMIQKTFENMRSRGHKKSGTIYAALVDIYGQYGKFQDAEECISALKAEGLVPSASMFCVLANAYAQQGLCDQTVKVLQLMEAEGIEPNVIMLNVLINAFGIAGRHLEALSIYHHIKESGLSPDVVTYTTLMKAFIRARKYDKVPEIYMDMEHAGCTPDRKARQMLEVASLVLQQRN; this is encoded by the exons atgctgACGCAGTCCGTTTTGTGTCCCAAGTCACCTTTACTGTCATCATCCTCAGGTAGCCTcttcacttctctctctctgttctgtCCAACTTGTCTCAAATTCTCCGAGAAACACAAGCTGCGTGCTTCTCTAACTCACTCAAATCCCAGCGAGGGTGTCAAAGAATTCAACTTTCTAGCTTTAAACGACGAAACTCATGCAATTACTGACCACCCAAATGGCCCAACTCTCGGAGAGGAAATTTCCTTTGAGTTATACAACCATTTGTTACAAGATTTTTGTAGAGTTGGGCATGTTGACAAGGCCATGGCTCTTCTTGCTCGAATGGAAGCTCTTGGCTTTCGACCCAATTCGATATCCTACACTCGTTTAATTGATGCTCTGGGAAGTTTTGGGAGGACTTTGGAGGCTGATGTGTTGTTTCAGGAAATGATATTTGTGGGGTTTAGGCCAAGAATTAAGCTTTACAATGTGTTGCTTAGAGGGTTTTTGAAGAAAGGTTTGTTAGGACTTGCAATTAGAGTTTTGGGAGTAATGGGTGATTTGGGTACTGAAAGAAATCGAGAAACTTATGAGATTTTACTTGATTACTATGTCAATGCTGGGAGGTTGGAGGATACTTGGTCAATGATTAATGAGATGAAGCAGAAGAGGTTTCGGCTGAGCTCATTTGTGTACAGTAAGGTTATTGGTCTTTATAGAGACAATGGGATGTGGAAGAAAGCAATGGACATTGTGGAGGAGATAAAAGAAATGGGGTTGGTATTAGACAAACAGATTTACAACAGCATTATTGATACATTTGGGAAATATGGTGAGTTGGATGAAGCATTGGAAGTCTTTGGGAAAATGAAACAAGAAGGTGTAAGGCCTGATATTTCGACCTTTAATTCGTTGATACGGTGGCACTGCAAGTCTGGTTTGTTAAAGAAGGCCCTTGAGTTGTTTACCGAGATGCAAGAACAAGGATTATATCCTGATCCGAAAATGTTTGTTACTATTATCAGTAGATTGGGGGAGCAAGGGAAGTGGGATATGATACAGAAGACCTTTGAGAATATGAGAAGCCGAGGGCATAAAAAAAGTGGGACTATTTATGCTGCTCTGGTTGACATTTATGGGCAATATGGAAAATTTCAGGACGCAGAAGAGTGTATATCTGCACTAAAGGCAGAAGGTCTTGTTCCCTCTGCCAGTATGTTTTGTGTCTTAGCAAATGCCTATGCCCAGCAG GGATTATGTGATCAGACAGTCAAAGTACTTCAGCTCATGGAAGCCGAGGGAATCGAACCAAATGTGATAATGCTGAATGTTTTGATTAATGCATTTGGTATTGCTGGTAGACATTTGGAGGCATTGTCCATTTATCACCATATAAAAGAAAGT GGTTTAAGCCCCGATGTAGTTACTTATACTACCCTTATGAAGGCGTTTATTCGAGCAAGGAAGTATGATAAGGTCCCTGAGATATACATGGATATGGAACATGCTGGATGCACCCCAGATAGAAAGGCTAGACAGATGTTAGAAGTCGCTTCATTGGTCCTTCAACAGAGGAAT
- the LOC112172829 gene encoding protein FAR1-RELATED SEQUENCE 5-like: MDNSLGATDIDIENSDLELDWKPRKGMEFDSEQAAYDFYNRYGGKKGFSIRRETHGKNKRTKELTSRLFVCCKEGFRSKDKRDYMIRKPRAETRTGCGAQLCIKLNRRNNKFFVTHFVEEHNHPLVGKECSHMLPSQRKVQDSQGIDIDLAHDSGIGVTSLYELMGKQAGGRDAVGYTKQDVKNYLRSRRQRSLEYGEAGYIMKYFSDQTLENPSFYHAMQLDSEEQITNLFWADAKMIIDYGQFGDVVSFDTTYKVNKSNRPLAVFVGFNHHRETIIFGVALMYDETADSFIWLFETFLRAMSGKAPKTIFTDQDAAMAKALRHVMPDSYHRLCKWHMMQNAIKHGHSFLTEESGITSVLSRFMENIEEEDEFISAWDAMLDKYGARDNTWLSSIYDLREKWGFPYVKRAWSAGIRSTQLSESFNSALKKYLDSDHNLSEFFIHFERMVADKRYKELEAEYDMCFRLPILKMHVKMLYEARRVYTKLIFEDFQDQFELSLEASITNCVDIDGGKIYTVIRDGYSRERQVKRDSDDIVSCSCRLFEMKGVVCRHIIKVLREVMQIKEIPEHYILKRWTKKARAESVQDMHGREIQPDPKLQQASWYRSLCSTYIRISNRASENEKAYKLAMIHAEKLAKEIEDLLRSEMNANGDENEHTTQSTPIEQLNGNVVNAKGLKKKESSRGRKRRIKSQLEMSMEKNKRQKQSSKKAIEVTPDAMNNVYKVTIDPLCDEENIATDLASNADQFLEQDISASSLRFLACSQRRVAGFCTVFVKIGEGNCAVQASWRRQLCSAGFCIVFLGNGEGNSAASV, encoded by the exons ATGGATAATTCATTGGGTGCTACAGACATTGATATTGAGAATTCTGATTTGGAGTTGGATTGGAAACCTAGAAAAGGAATGGAGTTTGATTCTGAACAAGCAGCTTATGACTTCTACAATAGATATGGAGGAAAAAAGGGGTTTAGTATTAGAAGGGAGACTCATGGTAAgaataaaagaacaaaagaactCACTTCAAGATTATTTGTTTGCTGTAAGGAAGGTTTTCGATCCAAAGATAAGAGGGATTACATGATCAGAAAACCCAGAGCAGAGACAAGAACAGGTTGCGGTGCTCAACTTTGTATTAAATTGAATAGGAGGAACAATAAGTTCTTTGTTACCCATTTTGTTGAAGAGCACAATCATCCTCTTGTGGGGAAAGAATGTTCCCACATGCTACCTTCGCAACGGAAAGTACAAGACTCTCAAGGCATTGACATAGACTTAGCACATGATTCTGGAATTGGTGTGACTTCTTTATATGAATTGATGGGTAAGCAAGCAGGTGGAAGAGATGCTGTTGGGTATACAAAACAGGATGTAAAAAACTACCTTCGATCAAGGAGACAGAGAAGCTTGGAGTATGGAGAAGCTGGATATATTATGAAATATTTTTCAGATCAAACATTGGAAAACCCTTCATTCTACCATGCTATGCAATTAGATAGTGAGGAGCAAATAACAAACTTATTTTGGGCAGATGCTAAAATGATCATTGATTATGGCCAATTTGGGGATGTTGTTAGTTTTGATACAACATACAAGGTTAACAAATCTAATCGACCTCTTGCTGTGTTTGTAGGATTCAATCATCACCGCGAGACTATTATATTTGGGGTGGCTCTAATGTATGATGAAACAGCTGATTCATTTATATGGTTGTTTGAGACATTTTTGAGGGCAATGTCTGGAAAGGCTCCAAAGACAATATTTACAGATCAAGATGCTGCAATGGCAAAGGCTCTTCGACATGTTATGCCTGATTCATATCATAGGCTTTGCAAATGGCATATGATGCAAAATGCCATAAAGCATGGACATAGTTTTTTGACAGAAGAAAGTGGGATCACAAGTGTTTTGTCAAGGTTCATGGAAAATATTGAGGAGGAAGATGAGTTTATATCTGCTTGGGATGCTATGCTTGATAAATATGGTGCTCGTGACAATACTTGGTTAAGTAGCATATATGATTTAAGAGAAAAATGGGGCTTTCCGTATGTTAAGCGAGCATGGTCAGCTGGAATAAGAAGCACTCAACTGAGTGAAAGTTTTAACTCAGCCTTGAAAAAATATTTAGACTCTGACCATAATCTGTCAGAGTTTTTTATACACTTTGAGAGGATGGTTGCTGATAAAAGGTATAAGGAGTTAGAAGCAGAATATGATATGTGCTTCAGGTTGCCTATTCTGAAAATGCATGTGAAAATGCTATATGAAGCAAGAAGAGTTTACACTAAGCtgatatttgaagattttcagGATCAATTTGAATTATCCCTTGAAGCTTCTATAACAAATTGTGTTGATATTGATGGTGGAAAGATATATACAGTTATTAGAGATGGTTACTCTAGAGAACGCCAAGTGAAAAGAGATAGTGATGATATAGTCTCTTGTAGTTGCAGATTGTTTGAGATGAAAGGGGTTGTATGTAGGCACATTATCAAGGTCCTTAGAGAAGTGATGCAAATCAAAGAAATTCCTGAGCATTATATCTTAAAAAGATGGACCAAAAAAGCTAGAGCTGAAAGTGTTCAAGACATGCATGGGCGTGAAATTCAACCAGACCCTAAGTTGCAGCAAGCCTCTTGGTACAGATCCTTATGTTCCACCTACATTAGGATATCAAACAGGGCTTCTGAAAATGAAAAGGCATACAAATTAGCAATGATACATGCAGAGAAATTagcaaaagaaattgaagacTTGCTACGGTCTGAAATGAATGCTAATGGGGATGAGAATGAACATACAACTCAATCTACTCCTATTGAACAACTCAATGGTAATGTGGTGAATGCAAAGGGACTGAAGAAAAAGGAATCTTCTAGAGGAAGAAAACGGCGAATCAAGAGTCAATTGGAGATGAGtatggaaaaaaataaaagacagaaaCAATCTAGTAAAAAAGCTATTGAG GTAACTCCTGATGCAATGAATAATGTATACAAGGTGACTATTGATCCACTATGTGATGAAGAGAATATTGCTACTGATCTAGCAAGTAATGCAGACCAATTTCTGGAACAAGATATATCTGCATCTTCACTTAGATTTCTTGCTTGTAGTCAG aGAAGAGTTGCAGGCTTCTGTACAGTTTTTGTAAAGATTGGAGAAGGGAATTGTGCAGTGCAGGCTTCATGGAGAAGGCAATTGTGCAGTGCAGGCTTCTGTATAGTTTTTCTAGGAAATGGAGAAGGCAATTCTGCAGCTTCTGTATAG